One Glycine max cultivar Williams 82 chromosome 6, Glycine_max_v4.0, whole genome shotgun sequence DNA segment encodes these proteins:
- the LOC100813296 gene encoding protein ENHANCED DISEASE RESISTANCE 2-like, producing MTTTHERVHPIPNLAMSPTTSSSTAHWTSDAIHGGSLRRVDLDSGTNGWASPPGDLFLLRSSNYFTKRQKSPAGDYLLSPAGMDWLKSQSKLENVLSRADNRVGQALRQAQAQGKSLKSFIFAVNLQVPGKEHHSAVFYFSTDEPIPSGSLLSRFIEGDDAFRNQRFKLVNRIVKGPWIVKKAVGNYSACLLGKALTCNYHRGRNYFEIDVDIGSSAIANAILRLALGYVTSVTIDMGFLVEAQDEEELPERLVGAVRVCQMEMSAATVVDAPNAPRGNKVNHLSGNDE from the coding sequence ATGACAACAACACATGAGCGCGTGCATCCAATCCCAAACCTAGCTATGTCTCCCACCACTTCCTCCTCCACCGCCCACTGGACCTCCGACGCCATACACGGCGGATCCCTCCGCCGCGTCGACCTCGACTCCGGCACCAACGGCTGGGCCTCTCCTCCCGGCGACCTTTTCCTCCTCCGCTCTTCCAATTACTTCACAAAACGCCAAAAATCCCCCGCCGGCGACTACCTCCTCTCCCCGGCCGGCATGGACTGGCTGAAATCCCAATCCAAGCTCGAGAACGTGCTCTCCCGGGCCGACAACCGCGTGGGCCAGGCCCTTCGCCAGGCCCAAGCACAAGGAAAATCCCTGAAAAGCTTCATCTTCGCAGTCAACCTCCAAGTCCCTGGAAAAGAACACCACAGCGCGGTCTTCTACTTTTCAACCGACGAACCCATCCCCTCCGGTTCGCTCCTCTCCCGGTTCATCGAGGGCGACGACGCCTTTCGGAACCAGCGGTTCAAGCTCGTGAACCGGATCGTGAAGGGTCCATGGATAGTTAAAAAAGCGGTGGGGAATTACAGCGCGTGCTTATTGGGGAAGGCGCTGACGTGTAACTATCACAGGGGAAGGAACTACTTCGAGATTGACGTGGACATTGGGAGCAGCGCCATCGCCAACGCTATCCTGCGCCTCGCGCTGGGCTATGTCACCAGCGTCACCATCGATATGGGGTTTCTTGTGGAGGCGCAAGACGAGGAGGAGCTGCCGGAGAGGCTCGTCGGAGCGGTTAGGGTTTGCCAGATGGAGATGTCCGCCGCCACAGTCGTCGATGCACCCAACGCGCCGCGCGGTAACAAGGTCAATCACCTTAGTGGTAACGACgagtaa
- the LOC102664900 gene encoding peroxidase 18, producing the protein METRTGTLSITVCSLVMFSFVSLVKGSLSFNFYAASCPSAESIIRNIVSSSSSTDPTIPGKLLRLVFHDCFVEGCDASLMLQGNNTEQSDPGNRSVGGFTVIDSAKRILEKFCPGTVSCADIIALAARDAVEIAGGPRTMIPTGRRDGMVSVASNVRPNIVDTSFSMDEMVKLFASKGLSLLDLVILSGAHTIGTAHCSSFRDRFQEDSKGKLRLIDKTLNSDYANELIKQCPAGVQPSVTVNNDPETSMAFDNMYYQNLLAHKGLFQSDSVLISNDSTRKLVVDFANDQELFFENWDQSFLKLTSVGVKTGDKGEIRISCASTNA; encoded by the exons ATGGAGACAAGAACAGGAACTCTTTCCATAACAGTTTGTTCTCTTgttatgttttcttttgtttcccttGTAAAGGGTAGCCTCTCTTTCAACTTCTATGCAGCTTCATGTCCATCAGCAGAGTCTATCATAAGAAACATAGTCAGCTCATCCTCTTCTACTGATCCTACTATTCCTGGAAAGCTTCTTCGCTTGGTTTTCCATGATTGCTTTGTGGAG GGATGTGATGCTTCTTTGATGCTACAAGGGAACAATACAGAACAAAGTGATCCAGGAAATAGGTCTGTTGGAGGATTTACAGTTATAGATTCAGCAAAAAGGATCCTTGAGAAATTCTGCCCTGGAACTGTTTCTTGTGCAGACATAATAGCTCTAGCCGCTAGAGATGCTGTTGAAATA GCTGGTGGACCAAGGACTATGATTCCTACAGGTAGGAGAGACGGGATGGTTTCAGTTGCTTCAAATGTCAGACCTAACATTGTGGACACCAGTTTTTCAATGGATGAGATGGTTAAACTCTTTGCTTCTAAAGGACTGTCCTTACTTGATCTTGTCATCCTTTCAG GAGCTCATACCATAGGGACAGCACATTGCAGCTCATTCAGGGATCGTTTTCAAGAAGATTCAAAGGGAAAGCTTAGGCTCATTGACAAAACCCTTAACAGTGACTATGCTAATGAGCTAATAAAACAGTGTCCAGCAGGTGTCCAACCATCTGTAACAGTGAACAATGATCCTGAAACATCTATGGCCTTTGACAACATGTACTACCAAAATCTTCTGGCCCACAAAGGGCTATTCCAATCAGATTCTGTTTTGATAAGCAATGATAGCACAAGGAAGTTAGTGGTGGATTTTGCAAATGATCAAGagcttttttttgaaaattgggATCAGTCTTTCTTGAAGCTCACTAGTGTTGGAGTAAAAACTGGTGATAAGGGTGAAATTCGAATTTCTTGTGCATCGACTAAtgcataa
- the LOC100818625 gene encoding protein TIC 55, chloroplastic, producing MALVNPFLSPPRTPLSLRVSAPPNQALLRWTLCSQYSFKPSSLRSKHAMCGATADIKAAPLADGEADHAVLVGPASEDERKGDYDWTQEWYPLYLTLNVPEDAPLGLRVFDKQLVLFKDGNGQFRCYEDRCPHRLAKLSEGQLIDGRLECLYHGWQFEGEGKCVKIPQLPADAKIPQAACVKTYEVRDSQGVIWVWMSLKTPPNVSKLPWFENFARPEFQDISTIHELPYDHSILLENLMDPAHIPISHDRTDWTAKREDAQPLCFEVTERTHRGFAGWWGREKDGSMPNFLRFEAPCVLQNNREIVDKNGEINYFSGLFLCRPTGQGKSMLIVRFGGTKRSPLAKVFPKWYLHQNASKVFEQDMGFLSSQNEILLKEKVSTKELYLNLKSSDTWVAEYRKWMDKAGHGMPYHFGHSTISLPKEPAVVEHAPAGLVAGQSASSPTKGGIGTMHAPNFANRYFRHVIHCKGCRTVVKAFEAWKNALSAVAVALVALAILVSGRQWKALLLASAALCSVGVYACSIAIAMNTTNFIRTHRRL from the exons ATGGCGTTGGTGAATCCGTTTCTGTCTCCCCCTCGAACTCCCCTCTCTCTGCGAGTTTCAGCTCCGCCAAACCAAGCACTACTACGTTGGACTCTCTGCTCCCAATATTCATTCAAACCATCATCACTAAGATCGAAGCACGCCATGTGTGGCGCCACTGCCGACATCAAGGCTGCACCTTTAGCTGATGGAGAAGCAGATCACGCGGTTCTTGTGGGCCCCGCCAGCGAGGACGAGAGAAAAGGAGACTATGACTGGACACAGGAATGGTACCCTTTGTATCTCACTCTGAATGTGCCCGAAGATGCACCTTTGGGTCTTAGAGTGTTTGATAAACAGCTCGTCTTGTTCAAAGATGGCAATGGCCAGTTTCGCTGTTACGAAGATCGCTGCCCCCACAG GTTAGCAAAATTATCCGAGGGGCAGTTGATTGATGGAAGGCTTGAGTGTTTGTACCATGGATGGCAATTTGAAGGGGAGGGCAAATGTGTGAAGATACCCCAG CTTCCAGCTGATGCCAAAATCCCTCAGGCAGCTTGTGTTAAAACATATGAAGTGAGGGACTCTCAAGGTGTTATTTGGGTGTGGATGTCCCTCAAGACACCTCCAAATGTTAGTAAACTACCTTGGTTTGAGAACTTCGCAAGGCCGGAGTTTCAAGATATTTCCACAATTCATGAACTCCCTTATGATCACTCTATTCTTCTGGAGAACCTGATGGATCCTGCTCATATCCCAATCTCACATGACAGAACAGATTGGACTGCAAAAAGGGAGGATGCTCAGCCGCTGTGTTTTGAGGTGACCGAACGAACCCATAGAGGGTTTGCAGGTTGGTGGGGCAGAGAGAAAGACGGATCCATGCCTAACTTCTTGCGGTTTGAGGCTCCTTGTGTTCTACAAAACAACAGGGAAATTGTTGATAAGAATGGTGAAATAAACTACTTCAGTGGTCTGTTCCTTTGCAGACCAACCGGGCAAGGGAAATCCATGCTAATAGTGAGATTTGGAGGAACAAAAAGATCACCACTAGCAAAAGTGTTTCCTAAGTGGTACCTCCACCAGAATGCAAGCAAGGTGTTTGAGCAAGACATGGGATTCTTGTCATCACAAAATGAAATTCTTCTGAAAGAAAAGGTTTCAACAAAGGAACTATACCTGAATCTGAAATCATCAGACACATGGGTTGCTGAATACAGGAAGTGGATGGACAAAGCGGGGCATGGAATGCCATATCATTTTGGTCACAGCACTATCTCTTTGCCTAAAGAGCCTGCTGTGGTTGAACATGCTCCTGCGGGACTCGTCGCGGGACAATCAGCTTCTTCACCTACCAAGGGGGGCATTGGTACAATGCATGCCCCAAATTTCGCCAACAGATATTTTAGGCATGTGATTCATTGCAAAGGATGTAGAACCGTTGTCAAAGCTTTCGAAGCTTGGAAAAATGCCCTTTCAGCTGTGGCAGTTGCATTAGTTGCTCTGGCAATTCTGGTATCTGGGAGACAATGGAAAGCCCTTCTCTTGGCATCTGCAGCTCTGTGCTCCGTTGGAGTCTATGCTTGCTCAATCGCCATTGCGATGAATACAACAAATTTTATTAGGACACATAGGAGATTGTGA
- the LOC100820231 gene encoding chaperone protein DnaJ, which translates to MSRCVSCGSGSALIHNKNLLISPIHNALKVRGNNRSCGLRVQVSMVDSSSADFTRRIERAWSISKQPRPIVCSSCDSKGHIECKWCAGTGFFILGDNMLCEVPSRNTTCIICTGKGSMCCSDCQGTGFRAKWLGEPPSS; encoded by the exons ATGAGTAGGTGTGTATCTTGTGGTAGCGGGTCTGCGCTGATTCACAATAAGAATTTGTTGATATCACCAATTCATAATGCATTAAAGGTGAGGGGCAACAATAGAAGTTGTGGCTTGCGTGTTCAGGTTTCTATGGTGGACTCTTCCTCCGCTGATTTCACCAGACGCATCGAACGAGCTTGGTCAATTTCTAAG CAACCAAGGCCAATCGTGTGTTCGTCTTGCGACTCAAAAGGGCATATTGAATGTAAATGGTGTGCGGGTACTGGTTTTTTTATTCTTGGTGATAACATGCTTTGTGAAGTCCCATCCAGAAACACTACCTGCATTATTTGCACTGGAAAG GGATCGATGTGCTGTTCTGATTGTCAAGGAACAGGCTTTCGTGCAAAGTGGTTGGGAGAACCTCCTTCTTCCTAG
- the LOC100779765 gene encoding probable steroid-binding protein 3 gives MCDRSSPLRNTMELTAQQLSQYNGTDPSKPIYVAVKGRVYDVTSGKSFYGPGGPYAMFAGKDASRALAKMSKNDEDISPSLDGLSDKEIGVLNDWENKFQAKYPVVARLLN, from the coding sequence ATGTGCGATCGATCATCTCCTCTGCGAAATACAATGGAGCTGACAGCCCAGCAGCTGAGCCAATACAACGGCACTGACCCATCGAAGCCGATCTACGTGGCGGTGAAAGGCCGAGTCTACGACGTTACCTCCGGAAAATCCTTCTACGGCCCCGGCGGCCCCTACGCCATGTTCGCCGGCAAAGACGCCAGCAGGGCCCTCGCCAAGATGAGCAAGAACGACGAAGACATCTCCCCCTCCCTCGACGGCCTCTCCGACAAGGAGATCGGCGTTCTCAACGACTGGGAGAACAAATTCCAAGCTAAGTACCCTGTCGTTGCTCGTCTTCTCAATTAA
- the LOC100500313 gene encoding enhancer of rudimentary homolog isoform X1 has translation MANRHTIILMQASPNRATRTFMDFESITQAMGGICALYERKLKELNPAIRNLSYDIVDLYNFIDGLADMSALVDYHGCLVSTCSYDHSSHAYVPHDRQWIKQRTFQHLKKLAR, from the exons ATG GCAAATCGCCACACAATTATTCTGATGCAGGCCTCTCCGAACCGAGCAACTAGGACATTTATGGATTTTGAATCAATTACTCAGGCCATGGGTG GCATATGTGCATTGTATGAAAGGAAATTGAAAGAGTTAAATCCGGCCATCAGAAATCTCTCTTATGATATTGTGGATCTCTACAACTTCATAGATGGTCTTGCTGACATGAGTGCTCtagt TGACTACCATGGCTGTTTGGTTTCTACTTGCAGTTATGATCATTCAAGTCATGCTTACGTGCCACATGATCGACAGTGGATTAAGCAACGAACATTTCAACATTTGAAGAAACTGGCACGTTGA
- the LOC100500313 gene encoding enhancer of rudimentary homolog isoform X2 has translation MANRHTIILMQASPNRATRTFMDFESITQAMGGICALYERKLKELNPAIRNLSYDIVDLYNFIDGLADMSALVYDHSSHAYVPHDRQWIKQRTFQHLKKLAR, from the exons ATG GCAAATCGCCACACAATTATTCTGATGCAGGCCTCTCCGAACCGAGCAACTAGGACATTTATGGATTTTGAATCAATTACTCAGGCCATGGGTG GCATATGTGCATTGTATGAAAGGAAATTGAAAGAGTTAAATCCGGCCATCAGAAATCTCTCTTATGATATTGTGGATCTCTACAACTTCATAGATGGTCTTGCTGACATGAGTGCTCtagt TTATGATCATTCAAGTCATGCTTACGTGCCACATGATCGACAGTGGATTAAGCAACGAACATTTCAACATTTGAAGAAACTGGCACGTTGA